One segment of Thermodesulfobacteriota bacterium DNA contains the following:
- a CDS encoding DUF5677 domain-containing protein yields MKKRNTSSFSKEISNMMNKYVKTIRTELLQRYKGWALDFSQMEKYEVIGALMARQVSLASNLANAPSTWNAHLAPIILRTMVDTYINLAWIFEEPIDRARKFILYGLGREKLMLEHYKAHLKSLGEDVEKHQLLVSIEEWINSQRFTFLTEVDVGGWAGIDTRKMAEEANCKDIYDFAFTPFSSCTHSMWNHVCKYNLKNCSNPLHRYHRIPIVPDLAPDFDYLYRAAEYVEKTFKLFDKKTKVKVKISSAFETLNKDLSKLGKKYRKSNK; encoded by the coding sequence ATGAAAAAGAGAAATACAAGCTCCTTTTCCAAGGAAATTTCTAATATGATGAACAAGTATGTCAAAACGATTCGTACTGAATTACTTCAAAGATACAAAGGATGGGCTTTGGATTTTTCACAAATGGAAAAGTATGAGGTAATAGGTGCTCTCATGGCAAGACAGGTAAGTTTAGCATCTAATTTGGCTAACGCACCTTCAACCTGGAATGCACATTTGGCCCCGATTATACTTCGTACAATGGTAGACACATATATTAATCTTGCATGGATTTTTGAGGAACCAATCGACAGAGCAAGAAAGTTTATTTTATATGGTTTAGGAAGGGAAAAATTAATGCTTGAGCATTATAAAGCTCACCTTAAGAGCTTAGGAGAAGATGTTGAAAAACATCAGTTGTTAGTAAGTATAGAGGAATGGATTAATTCTCAAAGATTTACTTTCCTTACAGAAGTGGATGTAGGTGGCTGGGCGGGGATTGATACTAGAAAAATGGCAGAAGAAGCTAACTGTAAGGACATTTACGATTTTGCTTTTACACCTTTTAGTTCTTGTACCCATAGTATGTGGAACCATGTCTGTAAATACAACTTGAAAAATTGTTCAAACCCATTACATCGTTATCATAGAATTCCTATTGTACCTGATCTAGCTCCTGATTTTGATTACTTATATCGAGCCGCAGAGTATGTTGAGAAAACATTTAAGCTTTTTGATAAAAAAACAAAGGTTAAAGTAAAAATTTCATCTGCTTTCGAAACTCTGAACAAAGACTTATCAAAATTAGGCAAAAAATATAGGAAAAGCAATAAATAA
- a CDS encoding pentapeptide repeat-containing protein: MEEQISEVNLRKTSLWDCNLEHADLTKADLEASNLFGTNLEGASLIDANLKHVIFSKANLKKAKLIDVNLESANLNSAILKEAILSRVNLENAQVNHANFEGASLKGANLHNAGAWGAVFRKAYLKDANLEGANFQEAHLEEVNLINANLKGTYLRFAHLEGANLKEAKGLTHEQLEHTFMDRDTQLPDYLIAQADTTDKSAK; this comes from the coding sequence TTGGAGGAGCAAATCTCAGAGGTTAATTTAAGAAAAACAAGCCTATGGGACTGCAATCTAGAGCACGCCGATCTAACTAAAGCCGATTTAGAAGCATCAAACCTTTTTGGTACTAACTTGGAGGGAGCTTCCTTAATTGATGCAAACCTTAAGCATGTTATATTTAGCAAGGCCAACCTCAAAAAAGCAAAACTTATAGACGTCAATCTTGAAAGTGCTAACCTTAATTCGGCTATTCTGAAAGAGGCGATTCTTTCGCGTGTAAATCTAGAGAATGCACAGGTTAATCATGCTAACTTTGAAGGAGCATCCCTTAAAGGAGCTAACCTTCATAATGCTGGGGCTTGGGGAGCCGTATTTAGGAAAGCCTATTTAAAAGACGCAAATCTAGAGGGAGCAAATTTTCAAGAAGCTCATCTTGAAGAGGTAAATCTTATTAATGCAAACTTGAAAGGAACATACTTGCGTTTTGCTCATCTAGAAGGGGCAAACCTTAAGGAGGCAAAAGGACTTACCCATGAACAGCTCGAACACACATTCATGGACAGAGACACTCAACTCCCTGACTATCTGATTGCTCAAGCTGATACAACGGATAAGTCCGCTAAATGA
- a CDS encoding DEAD/DEAH box helicase produces the protein MQTIESMNLSNFIQTFSEALQKKVLHTMKPIYTHKEEISGEFQNLGRTPYPAQAHTAQAVFDALKYQNSVYVVGEMGTGKTQISISTVSLFRNPKRILVICPPHLVLKWEREIRSNIPEAKVIQLKELSQVLSLKRTKPEKPSVHEFWILSRERAKLNHSWKPVWTKRAGKYACPSCGAFFEEDKPLSERNRKKCEECKEPLWEATPPKRFALATFIRKWLKGFFHILIADEVHEYKGDSVQGQALGELASCIEKRILLTGTFLGGYAYNLFNLLWRTHTPAMKERKYNHVSVTRFQDDYGFIERIIKEVEEEDYRYGRARKRNVRVKPLPGISPLLLPHFVLSNAVFIRLSDVAEALPPYEEQVITLDMEDSQAEEYGELENALRDIVKQSLRYGGRKNLASYLQGLLLVPDAVFRRNEIEVEISGQKEVLANLPVDGVMPKEAELLDIVRREKREGRRVLVYCTFTDTRDITPRLKELLQQGGYKTEVLKSYTVPPEKREQWIETTVQKGVDVLICNPEVVKTGLDLYQFPTIVFYETGYSIYTLRQASRRSWRIGQTKPVRVIYLCYRNTMQEKALRLTASKLETALVVEGELSDKGLQSLSQAEGSMVLELARALVEGLEEKESLSDVWARTRKKEIEADLTGNEKRATVRDISKTVTQVGNRVLTVDVIESTKPRKKKVTRLEVAEGDIEKLLKERGKQVQFALF, from the coding sequence ATGCAAACCATAGAAAGCATGAATCTATCCAATTTTATTCAAACCTTCTCAGAAGCTCTACAGAAGAAGGTACTGCACACAATGAAGCCTATCTATACTCACAAAGAGGAAATTTCCGGGGAATTTCAGAACCTCGGACGCACACCCTACCCTGCCCAAGCTCACACCGCTCAGGCTGTCTTCGATGCCCTAAAGTATCAGAATTCAGTTTACGTTGTGGGTGAAATGGGCACAGGGAAAACCCAGATTTCTATATCAACTGTTTCTCTTTTCCGGAACCCCAAGAGAATACTGGTCATCTGTCCCCCTCATCTGGTATTGAAGTGGGAAAGGGAAATCAGGTCTAACATTCCCGAGGCAAAGGTAATTCAACTTAAAGAACTTAGTCAGGTTCTTTCCCTGAAGAGGACCAAACCTGAAAAACCCTCCGTGCATGAGTTCTGGATTCTCTCCAGGGAGAGAGCCAAACTCAATCATTCGTGGAAGCCGGTTTGGACAAAACGCGCTGGGAAATACGCCTGTCCTTCATGCGGCGCTTTTTTTGAAGAGGACAAACCGCTTTCAGAGAGAAACCGTAAAAAGTGCGAAGAATGCAAAGAACCTTTATGGGAAGCTACACCTCCCAAGAGATTCGCCCTTGCTACTTTCATAAGAAAGTGGCTAAAGGGATTCTTCCACATACTCATCGCCGACGAGGTGCATGAGTACAAAGGGGATTCCGTCCAGGGTCAAGCACTTGGTGAGCTTGCATCCTGTATAGAAAAGCGGATTCTCCTTACCGGAACTTTCCTGGGCGGTTATGCATACAATCTGTTTAACCTGCTCTGGCGGACACACACACCTGCAATGAAAGAACGGAAGTACAACCACGTTTCGGTAACCCGGTTCCAGGACGACTATGGGTTTATAGAGCGAATAATCAAGGAAGTGGAAGAAGAAGATTACAGGTACGGAAGGGCTAGAAAGAGGAACGTCCGGGTAAAACCCTTACCCGGAATAAGCCCGCTTCTGTTACCTCACTTTGTGCTGTCAAATGCGGTGTTTATCAGGCTCTCTGACGTTGCCGAAGCCCTTCCTCCTTATGAGGAACAGGTAATAACCCTGGATATGGAGGATAGCCAGGCAGAAGAATACGGGGAGCTGGAGAATGCCTTACGTGACATAGTAAAACAAAGCCTGAGATATGGAGGCCGGAAGAATCTGGCTTCCTATCTACAGGGACTCTTGCTCGTTCCCGACGCTGTTTTTAGAAGGAACGAGATAGAAGTTGAAATCTCCGGTCAAAAGGAAGTGCTTGCCAACCTTCCTGTAGATGGAGTAATGCCCAAAGAGGCAGAGCTCCTGGATATAGTAAGGAGAGAAAAGCGGGAAGGAAGGCGGGTGCTCGTTTACTGCACTTTCACCGATACCCGCGATATTACCCCAAGGCTCAAGGAGCTGCTTCAACAAGGCGGGTATAAAACGGAGGTACTCAAGAGTTATACTGTTCCCCCTGAAAAGCGGGAGCAGTGGATTGAAACCACGGTCCAAAAGGGTGTGGATGTTCTTATCTGCAATCCTGAAGTAGTAAAGACGGGATTGGATTTGTATCAGTTTCCAACCATCGTTTTTTACGAAACCGGATACAGCATCTACACCCTGAGGCAGGCTTCCCGAAGGTCATGGCGGATAGGTCAAACCAAGCCGGTCCGGGTGATCTATCTATGCTACAGGAACACCATGCAGGAGAAGGCTTTGAGGCTCACCGCATCGAAGTTGGAGACGGCGCTCGTAGTCGAAGGGGAGCTGTCGGATAAGGGTCTTCAGTCATTATCGCAAGCTGAAGGCTCGATGGTGCTTGAGCTTGCCCGCGCCCTGGTGGAGGGGCTTGAAGAAAAAGAGTCCCTATCAGATGTTTGGGCAAGAACACGTAAAAAGGAAATCGAAGCGGATCTTACAGGGAACGAGAAGAGAGCTACCGTAAGAGACATTTCTAAAACAGTTACCCAGGTAGGAAACCGCGTTCTTACAGTGGATGTTATTGAGTCCACAAAACCTAGAAAAAAGAAGGTAACCAGGCTAGAGGTTGCCGAAGGGGATATAGAAAAGCTCCTGAAGGAACGGGGTAAGCAGGTACAGTTTGCCCTGTTCTGA
- a CDS encoding DUF6094 domain-containing protein: MARLESQAKLGFYPTPEHLIPIIASYVFPAERECKFLDPCCGDGTPLQFLGLSLAGRTYGVEVDRERGLQSRRLLGTVLIADAIRTKISDKAFSLLFLNPPYDWAVREEGEKSERLEHQFLTRFTHKLADRGILVFIVPVHILSKSSTYISNWYEDIRVFKFPPEDYEVFNQVVLLGKKKPKSVPDEFQRHRLLAVGKGEIDTPVLSMQDEPNYQLPCSAGQPQYFLSMDVEEEEAASLVSGSFLWDEFWKEISGNLECRPIMPLRKGHLALLLASGYLDGRLNTQGYDLVLKGRTRRVTERTEEVDVDEQGREVRTIKEIEKVEVGILALDLQSGSFHEIK, from the coding sequence ATGGCTAGATTGGAAAGCCAGGCCAAGCTGGGGTTTTATCCAACCCCTGAACACCTTATCCCGATAATAGCTTCCTACGTTTTCCCTGCAGAGAGGGAATGCAAGTTCCTCGATCCCTGCTGCGGGGACGGCACTCCGCTCCAGTTTTTAGGTTTATCCCTGGCGGGAAGGACCTATGGAGTTGAGGTTGACCGTGAGAGAGGTCTTCAATCACGGAGGTTATTAGGGACTGTCCTGATAGCCGATGCTATCAGGACAAAGATCTCGGACAAAGCCTTTTCCCTGTTATTCCTCAACCCACCCTACGATTGGGCAGTAAGGGAAGAGGGGGAGAAATCAGAAAGACTGGAACATCAATTTCTTACCCGGTTCACACACAAGCTTGCAGACAGGGGCATCTTGGTGTTCATAGTTCCCGTTCATATTCTCAGTAAATCCTCAACCTACATTTCAAACTGGTATGAGGATATCCGGGTATTTAAATTCCCGCCTGAGGACTACGAGGTCTTCAATCAAGTAGTCCTCCTCGGAAAGAAGAAACCGAAGTCCGTGCCCGACGAATTTCAAAGGCACAGACTTCTTGCAGTCGGAAAGGGCGAGATAGATACACCAGTCCTTTCCATGCAGGATGAGCCCAATTATCAACTACCCTGTTCGGCGGGTCAGCCGCAGTATTTCCTTTCAATGGACGTGGAAGAGGAGGAAGCAGCCAGCCTGGTTTCAGGAAGCTTTCTCTGGGATGAGTTCTGGAAGGAGATTAGCGGGAATCTGGAATGCCGTCCTATTATGCCTCTTCGCAAGGGGCATTTAGCGCTTCTTTTGGCCTCGGGCTACCTGGACGGACGCCTTAACACTCAGGGTTATGACCTTGTTTTAAAGGGCAGGACCAGAAGGGTAACCGAACGGACAGAAGAAGTGGATGTGGACGAGCAAGGAAGGGAAGTAAGAACCATAAAAGAAATCGAAAAGGTCGAGGTCGGGATTTTAGCCCTTGACCTTCAAAGTGGTTCATTCCACGAAATCAAATAA
- a CDS encoding JAB domain-containing protein codes for MLKVQVYGLKLVRERKLPFEATALNNSEASAKLICSLLKHKDREHLVVLAVDIQNCPVGLNIAHIGTLNATLASPREVFKFALLSNAAGVILGHNHPSGNLTPSPEDLSITRCLVGVGKQLEISVHDHIITTHKNRWASIRQTHPDLFY; via the coding sequence ATGTTAAAGGTACAAGTCTATGGTCTGAAGCTCGTTCGGGAGAGGAAGCTGCCGTTTGAAGCAACTGCCCTCAACAACAGCGAAGCATCAGCCAAGTTAATATGTTCATTGCTAAAGCACAAAGACAGGGAACACCTTGTCGTACTAGCAGTGGACATCCAAAATTGTCCTGTGGGATTAAATATAGCCCATATAGGAACCCTCAATGCAACACTCGCATCGCCCAGGGAAGTATTCAAGTTTGCTCTCTTGTCAAATGCGGCAGGAGTAATCCTTGGGCATAACCATCCAAGCGGGAATCTTACTCCATCCCCGGAGGACCTATCCATTACCAGATGCCTGGTTGGGGTAGGAAAGCAGTTAGAGATTTCCGTCCATGACCATATCATTACCACTCATAAAAACAGGTGGGCAAGCATAAGACAAACCCATCCTGATCTTTTTTACTAA
- the dnaN gene encoding DNA polymerase III subunit beta, translating to MKIRITRANFISALKDAIEVAESRSTLPILQHVLLEANGSLRVSATDLELSLVKEVNAETERRGSICLPGRKLFLIVKELEEGEITLEKQNNDWVRLESGKSKYLLAGLSKEDFPLLEIAKKMEGNVSSDTLATALAHVAYSCANDNSRAYLNGVYVGHEELVATDGCRLARVTVPGLSLPEETILPRKGVQAVKNLFEEELSWAKQKNHITFSSLNTSLTIRLIDGKYPDYKTIIQDLSGTSLFLSLSTFRSQLDFCKALGAQDVKIRGKGNALEITAKSHGEDDEIAGVVDTIEGSWEGGDRLSAPLPS from the coding sequence ATGAAAATAAGAATAACAAGAGCAAACTTTATTTCTGCGTTGAAGGACGCAATAGAGGTAGCAGAATCTAGATCAACCCTTCCTATTCTTCAGCATGTTTTGCTCGAAGCGAACGGTTCACTCCGGGTTTCGGCCACCGACCTTGAGTTAAGTCTTGTAAAGGAGGTCAATGCGGAAACTGAAAGACGTGGAAGTATTTGTCTCCCGGGAAGGAAGCTATTCCTGATTGTAAAAGAGCTTGAAGAGGGAGAGATAACCCTGGAAAAGCAAAATAACGACTGGGTTAGGCTTGAGTCTGGCAAATCAAAATACCTGCTTGCCGGACTTTCAAAAGAGGATTTTCCTCTTTTAGAAATCGCCAAGAAGATGGAAGGCAATGTATCTTCAGATACTCTTGCCACCGCTTTGGCTCACGTTGCTTATAGCTGTGCTAATGATAACAGCCGGGCCTATTTAAATGGCGTGTATGTTGGACACGAAGAGTTAGTGGCCACAGACGGGTGCAGGCTGGCAAGAGTAACCGTCCCCGGACTTTCCCTTCCTGAAGAAACTATCCTTCCAAGGAAAGGGGTTCAGGCTGTGAAAAACCTGTTTGAAGAAGAGCTAAGCTGGGCAAAACAAAAGAATCACATTACTTTTTCTAGTTTAAACACATCACTCACTATCAGACTGATTGACGGAAAGTATCCCGACTATAAGACAATAATTCAGGATCTCTCCGGCACATCCCTTTTTCTTTCCCTTTCTACTTTCCGTTCCCAGCTTGATTTCTGTAAAGCTCTAGGAGCCCAGGATGTAAAGATCAGAGGGAAGGGAAACGCGCTTGAAATAACAGCCAAATCTCACGGGGAAGACGATGAGATAGCCGGGGTTGTTGATACTATTGAAGGCTCGTGGGAAGGGGGAGATCGGCTTTCAGCTCCACTACCTTCTTGA